In Treponema vincentii, a single window of DNA contains:
- a CDS encoding acetyl-CoA hydrolase/transferase family protein, whose amino-acid sequence MSDWKKYYQEHLTTAAEAVKHIKSGNRVVIGHACGEPAHLVNAMVDNAAAYKNVEIVHMVAMGGGKYCQPEYAENFRHNALFVGGSTREAVAAGRADYTPCFFFEIPRLFRTTLPVDVAMVTVSPPDENGMCSLGVSVDYTQEAVKQAKTVIAQVNKEMPWTGPNSLVSVQDLDFIVEHNEPLIELPPPKIGDIERAIGEHCASLIPDGATLQLGIGAIPDAVLLFLKGKKDLGIHSEMFSDGVVELAEAGVITNKKKTLHPGKFIVNFLMGTKRLYDFVNHNPDVDMRPVDYVNNPFIVAQNDCLISINSCVQVDLMGQVASETIGLKQFSGVGGQVDFVRGASASKGGVSIMAMPATVKGKISKIVPLLDEGAAVTTSRNDVDYVVTEYGIAALKGLTLKQRAHNLIAIAHPDFREELKAEFEKRFNCKY is encoded by the coding sequence ATGTCTGATTGGAAGAAGTATTATCAGGAGCATTTGACAACTGCTGCAGAGGCTGTCAAGCACATTAAGTCGGGAAACCGCGTTGTGATCGGCCATGCCTGCGGTGAACCTGCTCACTTGGTGAATGCGATGGTGGATAATGCCGCGGCATATAAAAATGTCGAAATCGTCCACATGGTTGCAATGGGCGGCGGTAAGTATTGCCAGCCTGAATATGCCGAAAACTTTCGGCACAATGCGCTGTTTGTCGGCGGAAGCACACGCGAGGCAGTTGCTGCAGGACGTGCGGATTATACGCCGTGCTTCTTTTTTGAAATTCCCCGGCTGTTCAGAACAACCTTACCGGTCGATGTGGCAATGGTAACCGTCAGCCCGCCCGATGAGAACGGTATGTGCTCACTCGGCGTATCCGTCGATTACACACAGGAAGCGGTAAAACAGGCAAAAACCGTTATCGCGCAGGTCAATAAGGAAATGCCGTGGACAGGCCCGAACAGTCTCGTTTCAGTACAAGACCTCGACTTTATTGTCGAACACAATGAACCGTTGATTGAATTGCCGCCGCCTAAGATCGGTGATATAGAAAGAGCAATCGGAGAGCATTGCGCCTCGCTTATTCCCGACGGAGCGACTCTCCAGCTCGGTATCGGCGCTATTCCCGACGCCGTTCTGTTGTTCCTTAAAGGTAAAAAAGATTTGGGTATCCACTCCGAAATGTTCTCGGACGGCGTAGTCGAACTTGCAGAAGCGGGTGTTATTACCAACAAGAAAAAGACGCTGCATCCCGGAAAGTTTATCGTCAACTTCTTGATGGGTACCAAAAGGCTGTATGATTTTGTCAATCATAATCCCGATGTCGATATGCGTCCGGTTGACTATGTGAATAACCCGTTCATCGTTGCACAGAATGATTGTCTGATTTCGATTAACTCCTGCGTACAGGTAGATTTGATGGGACAAGTCGCTTCCGAAACCATCGGACTTAAGCAGTTCTCCGGCGTCGGCGGACAGGTTGACTTTGTGCGCGGCGCATCCGCAAGCAAGGGCGGTGTTTCGATTATGGCAATGCCGGCAACGGTAAAGGGCAAGATTTCGAAGATCGTTCCGCTGTTGGATGAAGGCGCTGCCGTTACTACAAGCCGCAATGATGTGGACTATGTCGTTACCGAATACGGCATTGCCGCGCTGAAAGGCTTGACATTAAAGCAGCGTGCGCATAATCTGATTGCAATTGCGCATCCCGATTTCCGCGAAGAATTAAAAGCTGAATTCGAAAAGCGCTTTAACTGCAAATACTAG
- a CDS encoding 3-hydroxyacyl-ACP dehydratase FabZ family protein, with protein MADKISIGVRYCGGCNNRYDRVAVIRRLETLVPEVEFVTAQPGTPYPAALIVAGCPTDCAKRDDISVPAGRLFKIGGWEDLLPARDFIKEVCAEACAKQEERSLTHEQVLEILPQRPPMLFIDTVSTLVPGKEVKASFSVTPELSLLKGHFPDNPIFPGVCAVEAIAQAADILLLTLDRYAGKTPLFMGIKKANFRKKILLGDTLEIYSTLLEERAELGWVSCHGQIFSDGDLAADAEVTLAMR; from the coding sequence ATGGCGGATAAGATTTCGATCGGTGTACGCTATTGCGGCGGATGTAATAACCGGTACGACCGGGTTGCCGTTATTCGCCGCCTTGAAACGCTGGTGCCGGAGGTTGAGTTCGTAACGGCGCAGCCGGGAACTCCTTATCCGGCCGCGCTTATCGTTGCGGGCTGTCCGACCGATTGTGCAAAACGCGATGATATTTCCGTACCGGCAGGCCGCTTGTTTAAAATCGGCGGCTGGGAAGACCTTTTACCGGCACGGGATTTTATTAAGGAAGTTTGTGCGGAAGCGTGTGCGAAACAAGAGGAGCGTTCGTTAACCCATGAGCAAGTGTTGGAAATACTGCCGCAGCGGCCGCCGATGCTGTTTATCGACACGGTCTCTACGCTTGTTCCCGGTAAGGAAGTTAAGGCGTCCTTTTCCGTTACGCCTGAGTTGAGTTTGTTAAAAGGGCACTTTCCCGATAATCCGATATTTCCGGGAGTGTGCGCCGTTGAAGCGATTGCTCAGGCGGCGGACATTTTGCTGTTAACGCTCGATCGGTATGCCGGTAAAACCCCGCTCTTTATGGGAATTAAAAAAGCGAACTTCCGCAAGAAAATTCTTTTGGGCGATACGCTTGAAATCTACAGTACGCTTTTGGAAGAGCGGGCGGAATTAGGCTGGGTGAGCTGCCACGGCCAAATCTTTTCGGACGGTGATTTAGCCGCCGATGCCGAAGTAACCCTTGCCATGCGGTAA
- a CDS encoding NifU family protein, protein MYEELEKTLDTYVRPLLRAHGGDMQVVDFTDGVVKFKLHGHCAGCPAADFTTENLIQTELMEHMPEVKQAVLINEVSQSLLDEARSILKQRHGG, encoded by the coding sequence ATGTACGAGGAACTGGAAAAGACATTGGATACTTATGTGCGGCCGCTGTTGAGAGCTCACGGCGGCGATATGCAGGTCGTGGATTTTACCGATGGTGTAGTTAAGTTCAAATTACACGGGCATTGTGCGGGCTGTCCCGCTGCCGATTTTACCACCGAGAATCTTATTCAAACAGAGCTGATGGAACACATGCCGGAAGTAAAACAAGCCGTTTTAATAAATGAAGTGAGTCAGAGTTTGTTGGATGAGGCTCGATCCATTTTAAAACAACGCCATGGCGGATAA
- a CDS encoding 4-hydroxyphenylacetate 3-hydroxylase family protein, whose translation MALMTGEQYVESMRKLNLQVYMFGKKVDNVVDNPILRPSLNSVKATYDLAQMPEYEDLMTVKSSLTGKKINRFTHIHQSPEDLIKKVKMQRLCGQKTAACFQRCVGMDAFNAVYSTTYELDEKYGTHYHENFKKFIQHVQDEDLTVDGAMTDPKGDRSLAPHAQTDPDLYLHVVERRADGIVVRGAKAHQTGFINSHEVIVMPTIAMGEDDKDYAVAFACPTDAKGIFMIVGRQSCDTRKLEGSEIDVGNSTYGGTEALVIFDNVFIPNDHIFLNGEFEFAGMLVERFAGYHRQSYGGCKVGVGDVLIGAAAVAADYNGAQKASHVKDKLIEMTHLNETLYCCGIACSAEGTKTKSGNYLIDLLLANVCKQNVTRFPYEIARLAEDIAGGLMVTAPAESDLRDPKLGPYVVKYLQGVASVSTENRLRILRLIENLTLGSAAVGYRTESMHGAGSPQAQRIMISRQGNLAMKKKLAKDIAKIKE comes from the coding sequence ATGGCACTTATGACAGGCGAACAGTATGTTGAGAGTATGCGTAAACTGAATCTGCAAGTTTACATGTTCGGAAAAAAAGTTGACAATGTTGTTGACAATCCGATTCTTCGGCCGTCCCTGAACTCGGTGAAGGCTACTTATGATCTGGCTCAGATGCCGGAATATGAAGATTTAATGACCGTTAAATCTTCTTTGACCGGAAAGAAGATCAACCGCTTCACACATATTCATCAGAGTCCTGAGGATCTGATTAAAAAGGTAAAGATGCAGCGGCTTTGCGGACAAAAAACCGCAGCTTGCTTCCAGCGCTGTGTCGGTATGGATGCGTTTAACGCCGTTTACAGCACAACGTATGAGCTCGATGAAAAATATGGAACTCACTATCATGAAAACTTCAAAAAGTTTATTCAGCATGTTCAGGATGAAGACCTGACCGTAGACGGCGCAATGACCGACCCGAAAGGAGACCGCTCTTTGGCGCCCCATGCTCAAACCGATCCCGACTTATACCTCCATGTCGTGGAACGGAGAGCTGACGGTATCGTGGTTCGTGGTGCAAAAGCGCACCAAACCGGTTTTATCAATTCACACGAAGTTATCGTTATGCCGACCATCGCAATGGGCGAAGATGACAAAGACTATGCAGTAGCCTTTGCCTGCCCGACCGATGCGAAAGGTATCTTCATGATTGTCGGACGCCAGAGCTGCGACACCAGAAAGCTGGAAGGTTCCGAAATCGATGTCGGTAACTCAACCTACGGCGGAACCGAAGCTTTGGTTATCTTCGATAACGTATTTATTCCGAACGATCACATCTTCCTGAACGGAGAATTTGAATTTGCCGGTATGTTGGTTGAACGTTTTGCAGGATATCACCGCCAGTCTTACGGCGGATGCAAGGTCGGCGTCGGTGACGTTCTTATCGGTGCGGCGGCAGTTGCGGCAGACTACAACGGCGCGCAGAAAGCTTCTCACGTTAAAGACAAGCTGATTGAAATGACCCACCTGAACGAAACGCTGTACTGCTGCGGTATCGCATGTTCGGCAGAAGGTACCAAGACCAAATCCGGTAACTACCTTATCGACCTGCTGCTTGCCAACGTCTGTAAGCAGAACGTTACACGCTTCCCGTATGAAATCGCACGCCTTGCAGAAGATATCGCAGGCGGCTTGATGGTAACTGCTCCGGCAGAATCCGATCTGCGCGATCCCAAACTCGGACCGTACGTTGTCAAATACTTGCAGGGTGTTGCCTCCGTTTCTACCGAAAACCGCTTACGCATTCTCCGCTTGATCGAAAACCTGACCCTCGGCAGTGCCGCAGTCGGTTATCGCACAGAGTCCATGCACGGCGCCGGTTCTCCGCAGGCACAGCGCATCATGATTTCTCGCCAAGGTAACCTTGCAATGAAGAAAAAGCTTGCAAAGGATATCGCGAAGATTAAGGAATAG